Part of the Aggregatilinea lenta genome, TATCCTGATGATCGTCGCCGAAGTCGTTCTGCAAATCGTGCTGTTCATTGGTGCGGGCAAGATCGAAGACCGGACAGAGCGTGGTGACGCAGTAAGTACCCGGTCCGCAAGCAACGCCTACCTTGCGCTAAGCGCCGGTGTTCTGATTACATTCAGCGCGATGTTTGCCAGGCTCTCGCCCTTCGAGATGGGCAACCTGCTGCTCCTAGCCTTCCTGTTGGCGGAAATCGTCAAGTTTGGCTCACAAATCGTGTGCTATCGCCGCTCAGCATGATCGCTCAGCGTCGTACTCATCCATTGACCGCATAACCATCAAACAAGGAAAACAATCATGACTACCATAGCACAGGCATCACACAGCAACCTAACCAGCACAGACGCTCAGACGCCCAGCTTACAAAAAATGGGCGGACTCGCGGGGATCATCGCCGCCCTCACCTTCCTGTTCGGCTTCGCTCTGTTTGTGACGACGTTCGAACCGCTTATCGCTGACGATCTGACCAGCGTCGAAACCGTCGAATTCTTGAAGGATAACCAGACCATTTTCTATGTGTGGAACCTGGTGATCTACGTGTTGTTCGGCGTCGTACAGGCCGTGCTGACCTTGGCACTGCACGCACGCCTCAAGACTATCGCCCCGGCTTTCGCTCAGATCGCCACCGCATTCGGATTAATCTGGTCCGGGCTGGTGATCGCGAGTGGTATGGTGGCCAATGTGGGCGCAGCTGCCGTGATCGATCTGTACGACACGGACCCGACCCAGGCAGGAACCGTCTGGGCCGCTATCGATGGCGTTTACAAGGGTATGGGTGGTGGCAACGAAATCGTCGGCGGGTTGTGGGTGCTGCTGGTGAGCTGGGTCGCGCTGCGCGGTGCGCTACCGAAAGCGCTGAACTATGCCGGACTGCTGGTTGGTGCAGCGGGGATCGTCACGCTGGTGCCGCCGCTGGTTGACGTGGGCGCAATCTTCGGGCTGGGCATCATCGCCTGGTACATCTGGGCCGGTGTGGTAATGCTGAGAACCAAGGGATAACCCACAACAGCCAAAAGTGGCGGCGTGATGATACTTGGTTCGCGCCGCCATACTTCACATTCACACACCTTACCCCACCAAGAAAACGATTATGGCAACCTGAACAGTACCTACCACCCCCTCAGTTTATATGTCATGCATGAGATTCTTTTGTGGATAGCTCATTAAGCCGAATATAGTATCCATTCGGATCGATCACTCGAAAATCTCGGCTTCCCCAGGGTCGCTCAGCAAGGGTATCAGCGAGCGGCCAAGCGACATGGAGAACATGGGCGTAGATAGCCTCAAGATCATCGACTTCAAGTACGATTTCGATTCCCAGTCCTGCACGTTCGTTACCGATTGGTTTCAGCGGATGATCGTCTGGCAACTGCGACTGAGCTTGCAGTGCTATTTGAATGTCACCTTTGCGCAAAACAGAGTAGCCATCCGGTTGGTAACTCACCACATCGAAGCCTAACACATGCGCATAGAAGTCTTTCGATTCCGGCACGGATTTGACGAATAATTCGAGACGTAGTCGCATGATTTCTCCCGTTTACGCTGATGTTGATGCGACTTGAAACAACGTGATCTGCAAGCCATCGGGCGACTTGACACGCGCGTTCAAATCATCCCAGGGTGTCAGGACAGGTTCATGAATCAGTGTAGCGCCGTATTTCAGCGCATTCTCTACCGCAACATGAACATCCGGCACCTGAAATGCGAAACGAATCTGCCCTGGAACGCGCCACCCAACCTCGATCTGATCCACCGACGCGGCATGTTCCGTGTCAAGGATTTCGAGCACGCCCCGTCCAGCATACAAGATTTGCCCCCGGCCATTGTCAGTCCACATATCACCGGGATCTAACCCTAATCCGTCCCGATAAAAAGCGACAATTCGATCAAATTCCTCAGTTGTCAGAGCAACTCGTAGTTCGAAAACGGACATCGACACACTCTCCCTCTTACAAGACAGGCACAGACATTTCGGCTAAATCAATCAAGTGTGATGACAACATTTCCCGTTTTCCGTCCGGTTTCAACATACCGGTGGGCCTCAGCAATTTCTGCCAATGGATAGGAGCGGTCAATGACAGGTTTGAACTTTCCCGCCTTGACGAGATCAAGCAGCAACGCCAGATAGCCTTGTTTTTCTTCGGTGGGTCGCAGTCCGGCAAACACGAGCTGTGCCTTTTGGCGACCGAATTTTGACGTCCACAACATCTGGCGCAGGATAGTGGGCGACAGGACGGTGGTGAGATAGATGCCGCCTGGTTTCAGCACCCGTTTAGCACGTGAGAACGAGCTTTTGCCCACCGTGTCAAATACAACGTCGTATCGTTCTGTGGATTGAGTGAAATCTTCCTGCCTGTAATCAATCACACGGTCAGCGCCCAGCGATTTGACCAGATCGACATTGGTGGTACCGCATACACCTGTGACATTTGCGCCAAAGTGTTTTGCGAGCTGGACCGCGCTCGATCCGATACCCCCTGACGCGCCAATGATCAGAATCTTCTGACCCGGTTGGATATTTGCCGCACCCTGTATATTGGGGAGAGCAGTCATCGCGCCGGGGTGAATGGCAACCGCCTCAACATCGCTCAACTGGTCCGGGGTCAGCGCCATCGCGCTGTTTTCCGCCAGACTGATATATTCGGCATGAGCACCCACCTGCGGTGCGGCGGTCCCAAACACACGATCACCTACCCGAAATCGTGTAACAGCCTGCCCTACTGCTTCGATTTCCCCTGCAAACTCGCTGCCGGGGATTGTGTCCTTTGGTTTCATGATGCCCGTCGCCATCCGCGCCGAGAACACCTTGCCCCTGCGAAAGATGGTATCGGTTGTCTCAACCGTCGTCGCCTTGATCTTGATCAGCACTTCATTGTCCGCAGGGACTGGCTTTTCCACCTCGACAATCTGAAGGACATCAGGCGATCCGTACTTTGTATTTACGACTGCTTTCATTTCTCTTTCCTTTCTAAGGTTCTGCAAGGCCCAGGCAACCCTACCTGAAGCCTCGCAGAAGTTATCGCCATGAGGCAACCCTGAACTATGCGCTGATCCGCTCAGTTTGCGTGGTGGGAGCCGAAGCGTAGGTATCCTGCTGCTGGGTCTTGATTCCTTTCCACAGCAGCCACATGCACATCGACAGTTCAGCCAGCACCACCGGCCCGGAGAGCAGCATGTCCAACATGGATTCAACGTCGGCGTAGTTCGTCAACATGAAGTATGCGGCGGTATCGGCAACATAGATCACCGAGGCCATAATCATGCCGTAGCCCAAAATGCGTGGGAAAAGCTCCGACTTGACCAGCAGATAGCCAAGGATCAGGATGCTAAAGCCGAAGAAGACCAGCGCCAACCGGTAACCCGCCGCGTGCCCATCCAGGAACATCAGCGCCAGGGCGTTCGACTGGTCCGCGTTCAATGTGCCCAGATAGTCGGCCTCACCCAGCAGTTGCAGCGCGAAAAACATATTCAACAGGTTAATGCCCAATGCGGCAGCCTGTCCCAGCCGGAAGAACGCCGCCATCAGCGCCAACGTATTGCTGACTGGTTTCAGCAGCACATAGAAAAGCGGGGCAATCGCTACGTCAGCCATGATCATGGCGAGGTCGGCCACAAACCCAAGACGGAACAGCCCTTCCGCATCCATGATGTTCTCAGCGGTGGCGGCAGCATCTCCGGCCACAATCAGGTTAGTGCGCACAACCATCTCAGCGAACAGGCCAGCGATGATGATCACGAGGTAAAGCACACCCGCGATGCGGGCGGTATAACGCAGCGAGGAGTTGGTGTTGGTGTTCATTATGTTCTCCTTGTGAGAGTCAATCGTTGTCGGGTTTATGAGTTTGCGGGTTGTCTTCTGGCGCATCGTCGAGGTCCGGTTCGATGCGCACCACCGCGATTAATGGAATGCCCAGATCACGCACTTTGCGCAGCAGTCCGTATAAGGCGGCCTGATCGATTACGGTACAGATTAAGCGCGTTTCGCCGTTGGTTTCGTGGACGATGTCGATCGCGTCAAGCCACTCGGCCCATTGAGGGTTGAGGTGTCCCCCAACCCTGATCTCGTAGCGCATGGGATTATCCGAGGTTAAAACCCTTGCGTATCATAGGTCACGCCAGGAAACTGGACTGAATCCGGGGCAAGTGCGGCAACCGCATCGGCATCCTGAGTCAGTTCTGTCAGCAGAAAGGCGGTGATGAAGTGCTGGGCAAGGTCATGGGCACGCTCCATGTCCCACACCGGGTCCGAGCAATAGGCGTCCAAGCCGATTTCGGTGAACCAGGGCAGCGCCTCGCAGGTTGCGCCGAAGATCATGTGTTCCGCGTCTTCGAAGGCCACGCGCGCTTTCGTCGGGCTTGAGACATGTTCATAAGTCGGGTATGTGCCCCACAGATATGGCGTGCCGGTGTCAGCGGTGCCGCCCAACGCCATCACAGGGATCGTGATTTCCGCCAGGCCCGCTTCACCGAAGAAGTACGCATCACCGGCCATCGAGACAATCGCATCTATGCGGGAATCGCCCCATCCCGGCCACAATCCTTCGGGAACAGCAGCGAACCCGGCCAGTTCAGCCATATCGGCGACACGCGGCACAACCAGCTCACACAGCCACGCATTCGGATCACCGGCTTCGCGCGCAGTGTCGCAGAGTGCTTCCATGCCATCACTATCGAACCGTGCCCCCGCCATTGCCAGCGCCGTGTAGCCACCATAGGAATGCCCGACCACCGCTATCCGTTCGGTATCAATGAGACCGGTGAAAATGCCCTCCGCCACCGATTGGGCTTCGACGTAATTCAGCACGACCTCGATCTCCTGCGGGCGTGTGATCGCCCCACGCCAGAAATCGCCCAGAGTCTCATCGACCACTTCATAATGCTGCGGCGCGACGACCACAAACCCGTGCGAGGCGAGGTGTTCGGCTAACCACGCATAGCCGGTGCGTCCCAGCGAGTAGCCATGCGACAGAATTACCAGGGGATATGGCCCCGAGCCGAGATCATATGACGCTGCGTTGATCGCGCTTCCGGTAACGGTCGGCTCCATGCCCATCGAGCTGTCGGGATTCGTCATGTACGGGTAGGTGATAGCTTCTTCGGCCCCGTTTTCGTTCAGCGCGGGATACCAGATGGTGATATTGAGAGGCGCGTCACCATCGATCACCAGTTCCTGAGTGCCGACCGCATGAGAACCGCGCACGCCATAGGTGGGTGTGTCAGCCTGTGAGTTACCTTGACCGTCGGCTCTAGCTGCGGCAAACAACAGCAATAAGACGACGAGAATCGATGCATAGAGAGTTTTTTTATCGCCTGACATTTGCTACTCCTTGTGTCTAACTTGATGTGGGAGTAGCATAGCGGTCAGGCGGTGTTACCGTATAGACACTTTAGTGTTGTTGGGGGTGTTGTTTTAGAAGTTTGAGTGGAAAAACGGGCCTACAGCAGCCCTATTTCGCGGGCACGGGCGACGGCTTCCGTGCGTCTTTGAACGTCCAGTTTTCCATATATTCTGCGATTGTGACCTTTGACCGTGTCCTGCGCCAGGAAAAGCTGCTCACCGATCTCACGATTCGAGAGTCCATCGGCAATGAGGCGCAAGACCTCTAGTTCGCGCTGGCTCAATGACTCAACCAGAGGCTGATCACAGAGCGACGCACTGCCGTTGTGTTTTTGCGTCTCAGCTTCGAAGGCCACCAATAACTGTGTGACATGGCCGGGCATTATCCCGCGAGCAGACGCTTCGAATAAGAGATGCTGCATCGGCGGTCCTTCATCGACAAAGGTACGCATCAGGCCGCCCGGTGCTGCCAGCGACAGCGCCTCATCCAGAATGCGCAGCGCCATATCCGTTTCGCCAAGCGCGTCGTGAGCCAGCATTTCCAGCACTATCGCCTTGAGGCGCTCATCATGCCAGCCTTTCGCTTCCATCTGTTGGCGATAGCGTTCTAGAACGGATAATGCCTTCGCCGGATCACCCTGCGCCCGATACACGCGTGCCTGGCTGAGTGGCAAATCATGAGCCTGCGCCAGATATGCCGCTCCGGTTACATCGCCCCGGTGCAGCATGATGTGCACCTGCGCGGCAGCAACTGCCGGGATTTGCCGGACGAAACCGCGCTGGTATACGACCTGCTCAAGTTCAGCTAACAGTGCCGCCGCTTGCGCAACATCGCCCTGAGCTAGCGCCAGCTTCGCCAGAAAAAGCTCGCCCGAAGCCGAGACATCAACAATATCGATCTGCCGCGCTAACTGCACACTCTGCTCGCCATACTGTTGAGCGCGGTCCAAATCATTCCATTCATAATGAATACGCGCCAACCCCAAATACGCCGAACAGGCCATTGGTTGGTCCGGATCGCCGATCAATTCAAGCGCACGTTGGTAACTTTCCGCCGCTTGATGCAGTTGGTTATCCGACAACTGCACAATGCCCAACCCGGTCGTAGCCAGAATATTGACGAAGAGATTACCCGATGCCTCACTCATGGCAATGGCTTCGGCATACGCAGCTCTGGCAGCAGCGCGTTCGCCCCGGAACTGGTACGCAATCGCCAGTGTGCGCATAACAACCGTTCGCATATACAGGTTATTGGGATGCAACAGCTCAAGCGCGCGCTGTGATTGCGCGATAATCATATCGGACTGGTAGTGATTGGCGGCCAACATGGCACGGAGTGCGGCAATCCGTCCGGCCAGATCGCGCACGCTGTCTTGTGCGCTGTCGTCCGGTTCAAGCTTCTGCAACGCAGCTTCCGCTGCCTGTAGTTTGGGTTCAGCTTGTGCATTTTCGAATGTCGCCATCGCCACCCAACCATACAGCACCCACAACGCGGGATTGTTGTCCAACACGGTTTTAGACAACGACTCCAACCAATTGCGGATCGGGTGAGCTGCACCACGAAAGTACAGCGGGACACCGGTGTTTTCGATTAACCGCCAAGCACGCTCAATATCATCAGCCACCGCTGCATGGTGAAACGCATCAAGCTCGAAACCGTTTTCCTCATACCAGACACTCGCCCGAATGTGTAATTCGGCATCGTCAATTTCCGTATGTCCTGATGATGCGTCCGCGCTCTGCCGTAACTGCTGCCTCAGTAGTTCTGCGAAAAGATGATGATAGCGATACCAGCGCCGTTCGTTGTCCAATGGAACCAAAAACAGGTTGGCCTGTTCAAGATGTGCCAGAGCCGCCTGCGCCGCACCAGACTCATTCAGCAGGACAGCATCACACAGCGGACCACACAGTCGATCCAGAATCGAGGTGTACAGCAAAAAGGTCTGAACATGTGCGGGTTGCTGGTGCAGCACTTCCTCAACCAGATAGTCCATCACGAAACGGTGACTGCCGGTAAAAGACTGAATAAACGTGGTAGTGTCCCCATGCCCCTGCATTGAAATCGCGGCTAATTGCAGACCCGCGATCCAGCCCTCGGTGCGCGTTTCCAGCGCGGCAACATCCGCCGTGGAGATGTTCAACCCCATCACACGATTCAGGAACTCAGTCGTTTCAGCATGGGTAAAACGCAAATCATCCACGCGCAGTTCGGTCAATTGACCACGTACGCGCAGCCGAGCCAGTGGCAGATCAGGGTCCTCGCGGGTGGTAATGACCAGATGCAGTTGCGGAGGCAGATGTTCAACCAGAAAGGTGAGCGCATCATCTACTTGCGGCGCGTCAATGACGTGATAGTCATCCAGGACCAGCACAAGATTGCCAGGGCTGGCCGTGAGATCATTGACCAACGTTGTCAGAATCGCTTCAGTTGGTGGAGGCTGGGGGGATTGAAGCGCACCCAACACTGATTCGCCAACCTGTGGCACAACCGTTCGCAATGCGGCGATCAGATACGTCAGAAAACGTGCCGAATCACTGTCTTCTTCATCCAATGACAGCCAGGCAGCGGGACGCTCGCAACCGGCGATCCATTCGCTGATGAGTGTAGTTTTGCCAAAACCGGCAGGCGCGGAGATGAGTGTCAGTTTGCGCGCAAAAGCAGGGCTGAGACACAGATCGTCATCCAGCTGTTCAACGAGGCGGGAACGAAACACCGCGTCAGGGCGCGGTGGAGGGATATACAATTTCGTGGCTAGAATAGGCGTAGTCATAGACCGATTATAAAAACCATAACTTTTCACTGCCAACTAATATAGTAACAGCAGCAAGCCGGATGCCAGCGTGGCGAAGACTGTCCGGGCCGAGTTCCACTGATTCCATCGGGATTCGAAGTTCTCACGAGCCGCTTTGAGCGTTGCTTCATCTACAGCGTCTACATTCACCTGTGGGGGCCAAAAAGTCGATCAGCAGCCGATTCTTCGCTCAAGCAACCCGGCGACAGTCATGGTGCAGACCCGCCGCAGCGAACACGGCGAGCAGCAGCACCAGGATGAGGCCCGCCGCCTGTAGATTGTCCACGCCGGGACGCCGCGATCCCCAGCCGAGCAGCGCGATGAAGCCCGCCACGACGAACGCGATCAGGCCGTCGAGGAGCAGCGAGCCTTGATAGATGTCTATCTCCTGCTGCCAGACGGCCTCAGGGTGCATACCCTCGATCACGCTCCAGGCAACCGTCACCAGCAGGGTCCCCACGAGCAACAGTCCGACTAGTGCCGCCGCGCTCTTCGCCAGGGCAAGCGGGTTCAGCCGCTGCCGCTTCAGGCCGAAGCCCAGGACGCCGGCTACCCCAACCATCGCCAGGAGGGTCAGCGGCCATGTCCATGTGTTGGAGTAATGGAGGACAAGATTCGTGTCGAACACGCTGGCGAAGACGCGGTCCCCTGCTCGCGTTTCGCTGAGATCGATCCTGCCAAAATGCTCCGCGATCTGAACCATGCTGAAACCATAAGCCTGAAGCTTGCGCTCGTCAACGTGATCAACGTTGTCCAGCCGTGAGTGGTAGTAGGCCTGGTTGGTCCAGTTGTTCATGTTGGCCCCGGTATAGCCTGCTGCCTCGAACACGTCGAAATCCTGGCCCCAGCGCTCAGCGTCACGCTCGCTGTTTTGCTGCGACTTGAGGAAGGCGCCGGAGTCCGCCGCAACGAGGTTTCGAACCAGCCAGCCATCCTCTTCGGCGGTATGCATCAGCACCAGCGGGCCTCGCCCGTCTGACGCGTCGTAGTTGAACACCACCCAGGGATGTTCTTCTACAAACACGTTCGCACCGACCAGCCCGTACTCCTCAGCATCCGGAAAGAGGAAGAGCACGTCATTGCGCAGCGGCTCGTGCACCTGAAGCGTCCGCATGGCCTCCAGCATGGACGCGA contains:
- a CDS encoding VOC family protein: MRLRLELFVKSVPESKDFYAHVLGFDVVSYQPDGYSVLRKGDIQIALQAQSQLPDDHPLKPIGNERAGLGIEIVLEVDDLEAIYAHVLHVAWPLADTLAERPWGSRDFRVIDPNGYYIRLNELSTKESHA
- a CDS encoding VOC family protein is translated as MSVFELRVALTTEEFDRIVAFYRDGLGLDPGDMWTDNGRGQILYAGRGVLEILDTEHAASVDQIEVGWRVPGQIRFAFQVPDVHVAVENALKYGATLIHEPVLTPWDDLNARVKSPDGLQITLFQVASTSA
- a CDS encoding NAD(P)-dependent alcohol dehydrogenase, which codes for MKAVVNTKYGSPDVLQIVEVEKPVPADNEVLIKIKATTVETTDTIFRRGKVFSARMATGIMKPKDTIPGSEFAGEIEAVGQAVTRFRVGDRVFGTAAPQVGAHAEYISLAENSAMALTPDQLSDVEAVAIHPGAMTALPNIQGAANIQPGQKILIIGASGGIGSSAVQLAKHFGANVTGVCGTTNVDLVKSLGADRVIDYRQEDFTQSTERYDVVFDTVGKSSFSRAKRVLKPGGIYLTTVLSPTILRQMLWTSKFGRQKAQLVFAGLRPTEEKQGYLALLLDLVKAGKFKPVIDRSYPLAEIAEAHRYVETGRKTGNVVITLD
- a CDS encoding DUF4386 domain-containing protein: MNTNTNSSLRYTARIAGVLYLVIIIAGLFAEMVVRTNLIVAGDAAATAENIMDAEGLFRLGFVADLAMIMADVAIAPLFYVLLKPVSNTLALMAAFFRLGQAAALGINLLNMFFALQLLGEADYLGTLNADQSNALALMFLDGHAAGYRLALVFFGFSILILGYLLVKSELFPRILGYGMIMASVIYVADTAAYFMLTNYADVESMLDMLLSGPVVLAELSMCMWLLWKGIKTQQQDTYASAPTTQTERISA
- a CDS encoding alpha/beta hydrolase family protein, giving the protein MSGDKKTLYASILVVLLLLFAAARADGQGNSQADTPTYGVRGSHAVGTQELVIDGDAPLNITIWYPALNENGAEEAITYPYMTNPDSSMGMEPTVTGSAINAASYDLGSGPYPLVILSHGYSLGRTGYAWLAEHLASHGFVVVAPQHYEVVDETLGDFWRGAITRPQEIEVVLNYVEAQSVAEGIFTGLIDTERIAVVGHSYGGYTALAMAGARFDSDGMEALCDTAREAGDPNAWLCELVVPRVADMAELAGFAAVPEGLWPGWGDSRIDAIVSMAGDAYFFGEAGLAEITIPVMALGGTADTGTPYLWGTYPTYEHVSSPTKARVAFEDAEHMIFGATCEALPWFTEIGLDAYCSDPVWDMERAHDLAQHFITAFLLTELTQDADAVAALAPDSVQFPGVTYDTQGF
- a CDS encoding LuxR C-terminal-related transcriptional regulator; translated protein: MTTPILATKLYIPPPRPDAVFRSRLVEQLDDDLCLSPAFARKLTLISAPAGFGKTTLISEWIAGCERPAAWLSLDEEDSDSARFLTYLIAALRTVVPQVGESVLGALQSPQPPPTEAILTTLVNDLTASPGNLVLVLDDYHVIDAPQVDDALTFLVEHLPPQLHLVITTREDPDLPLARLRVRGQLTELRVDDLRFTHAETTEFLNRVMGLNISTADVAALETRTEGWIAGLQLAAISMQGHGDTTTFIQSFTGSHRFVMDYLVEEVLHQQPAHVQTFLLYTSILDRLCGPLCDAVLLNESGAAQAALAHLEQANLFLVPLDNERRWYRYHHLFAELLRQQLRQSADASSGHTEIDDAELHIRASVWYEENGFELDAFHHAAVADDIERAWRLIENTGVPLYFRGAAHPIRNWLESLSKTVLDNNPALWVLYGWVAMATFENAQAEPKLQAAEAALQKLEPDDSAQDSVRDLAGRIAALRAMLAANHYQSDMIIAQSQRALELLHPNNLYMRTVVMRTLAIAYQFRGERAAARAAYAEAIAMSEASGNLFVNILATTGLGIVQLSDNQLHQAAESYQRALELIGDPDQPMACSAYLGLARIHYEWNDLDRAQQYGEQSVQLARQIDIVDVSASGELFLAKLALAQGDVAQAAALLAELEQVVYQRGFVRQIPAVAAAQVHIMLHRGDVTGAAYLAQAHDLPLSQARVYRAQGDPAKALSVLERYRQQMEAKGWHDERLKAIVLEMLAHDALGETDMALRILDEALSLAAPGGLMRTFVDEGPPMQHLLFEASARGIMPGHVTQLLVAFEAETQKHNGSASLCDQPLVESLSQRELEVLRLIADGLSNREIGEQLFLAQDTVKGHNRRIYGKLDVQRRTEAVARAREIGLL
- a CDS encoding M28 family peptidase — translated: MRSPATQADLPFILAVLTWVSLRVTAMPDGVPASAPLDQFSSARAFEHLKAMPLTPGPTGSVENAIVRDYIISQIEAFGLTPEIQSAVAVHPDLGTAFQVENILVRLPGTDSTRAVLFVGHYDGVASGPGIGDNRLSVASMLEAMRTLQVHEPLRNDVLFLFPDAEEYGLVGANVFVEEHPWVVFNYDASDGRGPLVLMHTAEEDGWLVRNLVAADSGAFLKSQQNSERDAERWGQDFDVFEAAGYTGANMNNWTNQAYYHSRLDNVDHVDERKLQAYGFSMVQIAEHFGRIDLSETRAGDRVFASVFDTNLVLHYSNTWTWPLTLLAMVGVAGVLGFGLKRQRLNPLALAKSAAALVGLLLVGTLLVTVAWSVIEGMHPEAVWQQEIDIYQGSLLLDGLIAFVVAGFIALLGWGSRRPGVDNLQAAGLILVLLLAVFAAAGLHHDCRRVA